One window from the genome of Desulfobulbaceae bacterium encodes:
- a CDS encoding UbiD family decarboxylase, whose translation MINDLSTFIDLLKKESELHVIDIEVDPYLEIAEIHRRVIERNGPALLFTNVKGSTFPVVTNLFGSNQRLELAFGKRPQNFVKGLVETAEKLGPPTLSQLWSKRNLFCQALKIGTKSTNHAPVLEHHFSRPQLTKLPMLTSWDTDGGAFVTLPLVYTEHPEGHGHNLGMYRIQRYDDSTTGIHWQIHKGGGYHYFEAEKKNISLPLTLFIGGPPALMMAAIAPLPENIPELLLASLLLGEKLPLTKSPTGHHPLVATAEFAAQGFVAPHTRRPEGPFGDHYGYNSLTHDYPVFEVKDLYCRKNAIYPATVVGRPRQEDYYIGDFLQDLLSPLFPLVMSGVKQLKTFGDTGFHSLAAARVTNRYPREAFASGLRILGEGQLSLTKFLIVTDGEIDVEDFPKLWVHVLERINWRTDLFVFANVSQDTLDYTGPSVNKGSKALMMGLGKEAKRTLPKSFQAELPNYLTSPHVYLPGTLVVQGKTYAEEKELPQRIAAEPALADWPVIILVDDTKKATHSLKDFMWSLFTRFEPAGDIYGAQSTIQRFHVGLEPPIVFDCRMKPWYPHILEVDPATKKLVDSKIDKLLPPSLR comes from the coding sequence ATAATTAATGACCTATCAACATTCATCGATCTCTTAAAAAAAGAGTCTGAGCTGCATGTTATCGATATCGAAGTTGACCCATATCTGGAAATTGCCGAGATTCATAGACGGGTTATTGAAAGAAATGGGCCAGCCCTTCTATTTACCAACGTAAAAGGCAGCACATTTCCTGTAGTAACCAATCTTTTTGGCTCTAACCAAAGACTTGAACTGGCCTTTGGTAAGCGTCCTCAAAATTTTGTAAAAGGCCTGGTGGAAACCGCCGAGAAACTCGGCCCGCCGACTCTGAGCCAACTCTGGTCAAAAAGGAATCTTTTCTGTCAAGCACTGAAAATCGGCACAAAGTCTACCAACCATGCCCCGGTTTTAGAGCACCATTTCTCCAGACCACAACTGACCAAACTGCCAATGCTCACCTCTTGGGATACCGATGGCGGTGCCTTTGTGACCTTGCCACTGGTCTACACTGAACATCCAGAAGGTCACGGCCACAACCTTGGCATGTACCGGATTCAAAGATATGACGACTCAACAACTGGCATTCATTGGCAAATTCATAAGGGCGGCGGCTACCATTATTTTGAAGCGGAGAAAAAAAACATCTCTCTGCCTCTCACCCTTTTCATTGGCGGCCCTCCGGCCTTAATGATGGCGGCTATCGCCCCGCTCCCGGAAAACATTCCGGAGCTTCTCCTGGCTTCATTGTTACTCGGGGAAAAACTTCCCCTCACCAAGAGTCCGACAGGGCACCACCCGCTTGTGGCCACTGCAGAATTTGCAGCCCAGGGTTTTGTAGCCCCTCATACACGAAGGCCCGAAGGACCTTTTGGTGATCACTACGGCTACAACTCACTCACCCACGACTACCCTGTTTTTGAGGTAAAAGATCTTTACTGCCGCAAAAATGCTATCTACCCGGCAACTGTTGTTGGTCGGCCCCGCCAGGAAGATTATTACATCGGTGATTTCCTGCAGGATCTATTGTCACCACTGTTTCCGCTGGTCATGAGTGGCGTTAAACAACTGAAAACTTTCGGCGACACTGGTTTTCACAGCCTGGCTGCGGCTCGGGTTACAAATCGTTACCCAAGAGAAGCTTTTGCCTCGGGCTTGCGTATTCTTGGGGAAGGACAGCTGTCCCTCACAAAATTTCTTATCGTCACGGATGGTGAAATTGATGTTGAAGATTTTCCCAAATTATGGGTCCACGTCTTAGAAAGAATCAACTGGCGAACCGATCTTTTTGTCTTTGCAAATGTCTCCCAAGACACCCTTGACTATACCGGCCCTTCAGTAAACAAGGGCTCAAAAGCTTTAATGATGGGCCTGGGCAAAGAGGCAAAACGAACCCTACCCAAAAGCTTTCAGGCTGAACTTCCGAACTATCTGACCAGTCCCCATGTCTATCTGCCCGGCACCCTCGTGGTGCAAGGAAAGACGTATGCCGAGGAGAAAGAGTTGCCGCAAAGGATCGCCGCAGAACCTGCCTTAGCCGACTGGCCCGTTATCATCCTTGTTGATGACACCAAAAAGGCAACACACAGTCTTAAGGATTTTATGTGGAGTCTGTTTACCCGATTTGAGCCGGCCGGAGATATTTATGGCGCTCAATCAACTATCCAACGATTTCATGTAGGTCTTGAACCACCAATTGTTTTTGATTGCAGGATGAAACCATGGTACCCACATATCCTTGAGGTGGATCCAGCCACCAAAAAACTGGTGGACAGCAAAATCGACAAGCTTCTACCTCCATCCCTACGCTAA